In Gorilla gorilla gorilla isolate KB3781 chromosome 12, NHGRI_mGorGor1-v2.1_pri, whole genome shotgun sequence, the following are encoded in one genomic region:
- the C12H2orf78 gene encoding uncharacterized protein C2orf78 homolog isoform X1, with product MHWLASATQTSASIVSSSLLSAVDVSSSLTMSEYFQNTSLPGTANSLQFSLPVVSNAAFLTGSISNFSRSSASAISSAWLQPSASGTSFQPLMGSAYLYQHSSTTMLSGVTGQSHICTSAASYPGVFEWDSTASTVKKSSSLRDFNVTVIDQNTAVSSMPMTAQYYKTSDTNTMVPLYPSLSASLVQGTLTQIPNQQGHNLSLPCQIGSQVYYYNQGTLGPQLSCLQSYGSVSYTGYRASAHQPEMVMVLKEVQPTNVLPPVSTSGMYYSVSSQPITETSVQGEHKHQERRGIMSALKRRVKSVPSVMETSLGMDTSLGLQSPSQTFCLPQTPEFSKSFSSRNTQTLKSNPSPELGDISITPVQSPTNLLTLSPAPSQEKNENENLDEIETNLSKPLDVHQILIGNQDPPLLPVEITDIHPLLACIDPLGQEEQPGSENANLRNNSLSLEDQGIFENGIESSSDLADITTWVEDTYLPPVFSSLQDLDQPESPSAKKAKDTSAIKVNQVQEKSRVMKGHSDQVRKNKHKTSEPIQGAPKAKIQPKNPECLLEREVVVCSATVSDSASVNKVKHSSNKPHKAASSRISKTKSHGQEKTKGNRKNSSKKSEESKQSGNKVKVEEKQTIPNMKRKKNQPELSQETLKKPRSSLGMHMLESVQVFHALGKKIDMKTGFSSSRTLGSSSNTQNRQSFPAVKPWLDIQHEGKGPEKIQVKAQKLDGSAEKECTSPFHSELPPPGKVKLIPLPFLTLDQPQARPVSRRPNPLASRRPAVAYPARPDSTNSAQSTAVNPSRPAPTNTSLTGPATPAQPISAKATQPSSANPTQPTVPQSAASRPSAYKTSSRSSLQREPVSTAVTSLRSLPKPQNQFLIQGFSLQPRPWRKPTVPEPVMSTPITEEQRPEREAMKRKAQQERENAAKYTSLGKVQFFVERQRDMEIAEYYGYTI from the exons ATGCACTGGTTGGCTTCAGCCACCCAGACATCCGCTAGTATCGTCTCTTCTTCCCTTCTATCTGCAGTTGATGTTTCTTCTTCTCTGACCATGTCAG AATATTTCCAAAATACGTCTTTACCTGGAACTGCAAATTCTCTGCAGTTCTCTCTTCCTGTGGTGAGCAATGCAGCTTTCTTAACAGGAAGCATCTCCAACTTCTCCAGAAGCTCTGCTTCAGCCATCAGCTCAGCATGGCTACAGCCATCAGCCTCTGGCACCTCCTTCCAGCCACTCATGGGCAGTGCCTACCTTTACCAACATTCTAGCACAACTATGTTGTCTGGGGTTACTGGCCAGAGCCATATCTGTACTTCAGCTGCCTCTTATCCAGGCGTTTTTGAGTGGGATAGTACAGCAAGCACAGTAAAGAAGTCATCCTCACTCAGGGACTTCAATGTGACTGTCATTGATCAGAACACAGCTGTCTCTTCCATGCCTATGACAGCCCAGTATTATAAAACTTCAGATACCAATACTATGGTCCCTCTGTATCCATCACTATCTGCCAGCCTTGTTCAGGGGACACTAACTCAAATTCCAAATCAGCAGGGCCATAACCTGTCACTTCCCTGCCAGATAGGAAGCCAGGTCTATTACTATAATCAAGGCACACTGGGGCCTCAACTATCCTGCCTGCAATCTTATGGCTCTGTGTCATACACAGGATATAGGGCTTCTGCCCATCAACCAGAAATGGTGATGGTGCTAAAGGAGGTTCAGCCCACAAATGTCCTACCACCAGTCTCTACTTCTGGGATGTATTACTCTGTGTCTTCTCAACCCATCACAGAAACCAGTGTTCAAGGTGAGCACAAACATCAAGAAAGGAGAGGAATAATGTCAGCATTGAAAAGGAGGGTCAAATCTGTACCGAGTG TGATGGAAACTTCCCTGGGGATGGATACTTCCCTGGGATTGCAATCTCCAAGCCAGACATTTTGTCTGCCACAAACTCCAGAATTCTCCAAGTCCTTCAGTAGCAGAAATACCCAGACACTTAAGAGTAACCcatcacctgagcttggggacATTTCAATAACTCCAGTCCAGAGTCCTACTAATCTCTTGACACTGTCTCCAGCTCCAAgccaggaaaaaaatgagaatgagaatTTGGATGAGATTGAAACCAACCTTTCAAAGCCTCTAGATGTCCACCAGATCCTAATAGGAAATCAAGATCCTCCACTACTTCCTGTAGAAATCACCGATATTCACCCGCTTCTGGCCTGCATTGATCCTCTTGGCCAAGAGGAGCAGCCTGGTTCTGAAAATGCCAATCTAAGAAATAACAGCCTGAGTCTTGAGGACCAAGGGATATTTGAAAATGGGATTGAGTCTAGCAGTGATTTGGCAGACATCACTACATGGGTGGAGGATACTTACCTCCCCCCAGTCTTCAGTTCCTTACAAGATCTTGACCAACCTGAAAGTCCCTCAGCAAAGAAAGCCAAAGATACCAGTGCCATCAAGGTAAATCAGGTGCAGGAAAAGTCACGTGTCATGAAGGGTCACTCTGATCAAGTCAGGAAGAACAAGCATAAAACTTCCGAGCCTATCCAGGGTGCTCCCAAGGCCAAAATCCAGCCAAAGAACCCAGAGTGCCTATTAGAGAGAGAAGTGGTTGTTTGCAGTGCTACAGTCAGTGACAGCGCTTCTGTGAACAAGGTCAAGCATTCTAGCAACAAACCTCACAAAGCTGCATCCAGCAGGATCAGCAAAACTAAGAGCCATGGGCAGGAAAAGACCAAAGGGAACAGAAAGAACAGCTCCAAGAAATCTGAAGAGAGTAAGCAGTCAGGGAACAAAGTCAAGGTAGAAGAGAAGCAAACCATTCCCAATATGAAACGGAAGAAAAATCAACCTGAGCTTAGCCAAGAGACCCTTAAAAAGCCCCGAAGCTCCCTAGGCATGCACATGCTAGAGTCCGTGCAAGTTTTCCATGCACTCGGGAAAAAGATCGATATGAAAACTGGATTCTCTTCCTCCAGGACCCTGGGAAGCTCAAGCAACACCCAAAACCGCCAGTCATTCCCAGCTGTCAAACCATGGCTGGATATCCAACATGAGGGTAAAGGCCCGGAGAAAATTCAAGTCAAGGCCCAGAAACTAGATGGTAGTGCTGAAAAAGAGTGTACATCTCCATTCCACTCTGAGTTGCCACCACCTGGGAAGGTCAAGTTGATACCTTTGCCCTTTCTGACCCTGGACCAACCTCAAGCTCGACCTGTTTCTCGGCGGCCAAACCCTCTAGCCTCACGTAGGCCTGCTGTGGCTTACCCTGCTCGACCTGATTCTACTAACTCAGCTCAATCGACTGCGGTCAATCCATCCCGACCAGCTCCTACCAACACATCTTTGACAGGTCCTGCCACACCAGCTCAGCCAATTTCAGCCAAAGCAACCCAACCCAGTTCAGCCAACCCTACCCAGCCTACTGTCCCTCAATCTGCTGCTTCTAGGCCATCAGCCTACAAAACATCATCTCGTTCTTCTCTGCAGCGGGAGCCTGTTTCCACTGCTGTGACCAGTCTCCGGTCACTGCCCAAGCCTCAAAATCAATTTCTAATCCAAGGCTTCAGCCTCCAACCCCGTCCATGGAGGAAACCCACTGTTCCTGAGCCAGTAATGTCAACGCCCATCACagaagagcagaggccagagcgtGAGGCCATGAAGAGAAAGGCTCAACAAGAGCGTGAGAATGCTGCCAAATACACCTCTTTGGGGAAAGTGCAGTTTTTCGTTGAAAGGCAAAGAGATATGGAAATTGCTGAATACTATGGCTACACAATCTAA
- the C12H2orf78 gene encoding uncharacterized protein C2orf78 homolog isoform X2 translates to MHWLASATQTSASIVSSSLLSAVDVSSSLTMSEYFQNTSLPGTANSLQFSLPVVSNAAFLTGSISNFSRSSASAISSAWLQPSASGTSFQPLMGSAYLYQHSSTTMLSGVTGQSHICTSAASYPGVFEWDSTASTVKKSSSLRDFNVTVIDQNTAVSSMPMTAQYYKTSDTNTMVPLYPSLSASLVQGTLTQIPNQQGHNLSLPCQIGSQVYYYNQGTLGPQLSCLQSYGSVSYTGYRASAHQPEMVMVLKEVQPTNVLPPVSTSGMYYSVSSQPITETSVQVMETSLGMDTSLGLQSPSQTFCLPQTPEFSKSFSSRNTQTLKSNPSPELGDISITPVQSPTNLLTLSPAPSQEKNENENLDEIETNLSKPLDVHQILIGNQDPPLLPVEITDIHPLLACIDPLGQEEQPGSENANLRNNSLSLEDQGIFENGIESSSDLADITTWVEDTYLPPVFSSLQDLDQPESPSAKKAKDTSAIKVNQVQEKSRVMKGHSDQVRKNKHKTSEPIQGAPKAKIQPKNPECLLEREVVVCSATVSDSASVNKVKHSSNKPHKAASSRISKTKSHGQEKTKGNRKNSSKKSEESKQSGNKVKVEEKQTIPNMKRKKNQPELSQETLKKPRSSLGMHMLESVQVFHALGKKIDMKTGFSSSRTLGSSSNTQNRQSFPAVKPWLDIQHEGKGPEKIQVKAQKLDGSAEKECTSPFHSELPPPGKVKLIPLPFLTLDQPQARPVSRRPNPLASRRPAVAYPARPDSTNSAQSTAVNPSRPAPTNTSLTGPATPAQPISAKATQPSSANPTQPTVPQSAASRPSAYKTSSRSSLQREPVSTAVTSLRSLPKPQNQFLIQGFSLQPRPWRKPTVPEPVMSTPITEEQRPEREAMKRKAQQERENAAKYTSLGKVQFFVERQRDMEIAEYYGYTI, encoded by the exons ATGCACTGGTTGGCTTCAGCCACCCAGACATCCGCTAGTATCGTCTCTTCTTCCCTTCTATCTGCAGTTGATGTTTCTTCTTCTCTGACCATGTCAG AATATTTCCAAAATACGTCTTTACCTGGAACTGCAAATTCTCTGCAGTTCTCTCTTCCTGTGGTGAGCAATGCAGCTTTCTTAACAGGAAGCATCTCCAACTTCTCCAGAAGCTCTGCTTCAGCCATCAGCTCAGCATGGCTACAGCCATCAGCCTCTGGCACCTCCTTCCAGCCACTCATGGGCAGTGCCTACCTTTACCAACATTCTAGCACAACTATGTTGTCTGGGGTTACTGGCCAGAGCCATATCTGTACTTCAGCTGCCTCTTATCCAGGCGTTTTTGAGTGGGATAGTACAGCAAGCACAGTAAAGAAGTCATCCTCACTCAGGGACTTCAATGTGACTGTCATTGATCAGAACACAGCTGTCTCTTCCATGCCTATGACAGCCCAGTATTATAAAACTTCAGATACCAATACTATGGTCCCTCTGTATCCATCACTATCTGCCAGCCTTGTTCAGGGGACACTAACTCAAATTCCAAATCAGCAGGGCCATAACCTGTCACTTCCCTGCCAGATAGGAAGCCAGGTCTATTACTATAATCAAGGCACACTGGGGCCTCAACTATCCTGCCTGCAATCTTATGGCTCTGTGTCATACACAGGATATAGGGCTTCTGCCCATCAACCAGAAATGGTGATGGTGCTAAAGGAGGTTCAGCCCACAAATGTCCTACCACCAGTCTCTACTTCTGGGATGTATTACTCTGTGTCTTCTCAACCCATCACAGAAACCAGTGTTCAAG TGATGGAAACTTCCCTGGGGATGGATACTTCCCTGGGATTGCAATCTCCAAGCCAGACATTTTGTCTGCCACAAACTCCAGAATTCTCCAAGTCCTTCAGTAGCAGAAATACCCAGACACTTAAGAGTAACCcatcacctgagcttggggacATTTCAATAACTCCAGTCCAGAGTCCTACTAATCTCTTGACACTGTCTCCAGCTCCAAgccaggaaaaaaatgagaatgagaatTTGGATGAGATTGAAACCAACCTTTCAAAGCCTCTAGATGTCCACCAGATCCTAATAGGAAATCAAGATCCTCCACTACTTCCTGTAGAAATCACCGATATTCACCCGCTTCTGGCCTGCATTGATCCTCTTGGCCAAGAGGAGCAGCCTGGTTCTGAAAATGCCAATCTAAGAAATAACAGCCTGAGTCTTGAGGACCAAGGGATATTTGAAAATGGGATTGAGTCTAGCAGTGATTTGGCAGACATCACTACATGGGTGGAGGATACTTACCTCCCCCCAGTCTTCAGTTCCTTACAAGATCTTGACCAACCTGAAAGTCCCTCAGCAAAGAAAGCCAAAGATACCAGTGCCATCAAGGTAAATCAGGTGCAGGAAAAGTCACGTGTCATGAAGGGTCACTCTGATCAAGTCAGGAAGAACAAGCATAAAACTTCCGAGCCTATCCAGGGTGCTCCCAAGGCCAAAATCCAGCCAAAGAACCCAGAGTGCCTATTAGAGAGAGAAGTGGTTGTTTGCAGTGCTACAGTCAGTGACAGCGCTTCTGTGAACAAGGTCAAGCATTCTAGCAACAAACCTCACAAAGCTGCATCCAGCAGGATCAGCAAAACTAAGAGCCATGGGCAGGAAAAGACCAAAGGGAACAGAAAGAACAGCTCCAAGAAATCTGAAGAGAGTAAGCAGTCAGGGAACAAAGTCAAGGTAGAAGAGAAGCAAACCATTCCCAATATGAAACGGAAGAAAAATCAACCTGAGCTTAGCCAAGAGACCCTTAAAAAGCCCCGAAGCTCCCTAGGCATGCACATGCTAGAGTCCGTGCAAGTTTTCCATGCACTCGGGAAAAAGATCGATATGAAAACTGGATTCTCTTCCTCCAGGACCCTGGGAAGCTCAAGCAACACCCAAAACCGCCAGTCATTCCCAGCTGTCAAACCATGGCTGGATATCCAACATGAGGGTAAAGGCCCGGAGAAAATTCAAGTCAAGGCCCAGAAACTAGATGGTAGTGCTGAAAAAGAGTGTACATCTCCATTCCACTCTGAGTTGCCACCACCTGGGAAGGTCAAGTTGATACCTTTGCCCTTTCTGACCCTGGACCAACCTCAAGCTCGACCTGTTTCTCGGCGGCCAAACCCTCTAGCCTCACGTAGGCCTGCTGTGGCTTACCCTGCTCGACCTGATTCTACTAACTCAGCTCAATCGACTGCGGTCAATCCATCCCGACCAGCTCCTACCAACACATCTTTGACAGGTCCTGCCACACCAGCTCAGCCAATTTCAGCCAAAGCAACCCAACCCAGTTCAGCCAACCCTACCCAGCCTACTGTCCCTCAATCTGCTGCTTCTAGGCCATCAGCCTACAAAACATCATCTCGTTCTTCTCTGCAGCGGGAGCCTGTTTCCACTGCTGTGACCAGTCTCCGGTCACTGCCCAAGCCTCAAAATCAATTTCTAATCCAAGGCTTCAGCCTCCAACCCCGTCCATGGAGGAAACCCACTGTTCCTGAGCCAGTAATGTCAACGCCCATCACagaagagcagaggccagagcgtGAGGCCATGAAGAGAAAGGCTCAACAAGAGCGTGAGAATGCTGCCAAATACACCTCTTTGGGGAAAGTGCAGTTTTTCGTTGAAAGGCAAAGAGATATGGAAATTGCTGAATACTATGGCTACACAATCTAA